The following coding sequences lie in one Pseudostreptobacillus hongkongensis genomic window:
- a CDS encoding ABC transporter ATP-binding protein: MNDIEIKSLNSYYNNKKGIKNINLKVNTGEFIALLGQNGAGKTTFLNTLVGIKDFDGEIYFNYTYKDIAYVSQKQVIDWYLNVEDNIRMEEIFSDTKDEKLFNQIVELLELKDKLRDFIEELSGGQLQRVQIARAFLKNPKVYILDEPTTGLDVFSSENVMKYLKKEVENEKIVIISSHDLELMQKFCKRIIYISDGEIIFDGLMEEFIKNGTLRERMLEEFANE, from the coding sequence ATGAACGATATTGAAATAAAATCTTTAAATTCATACTATAATAATAAAAAAGGGATAAAAAATATAAATTTAAAAGTAAATACTGGAGAATTTATTGCTTTATTAGGTCAAAATGGAGCTGGTAAAACAACTTTTTTAAATACATTGGTTGGAATTAAAGATTTTGATGGTGAAATTTATTTTAATTATACATATAAGGATATTGCTTATGTATCTCAAAAACAGGTTATTGATTGGTATTTGAATGTAGAAGATAATATAAGAATGGAAGAAATTTTTAGTGATACTAAAGATGAAAAATTATTTAATCAAATTGTAGAATTATTAGAATTAAAAGATAAATTAAGAGATTTTATAGAAGAATTATCAGGTGGACAATTGCAAAGAGTTCAAATAGCAAGAGCATTTTTAAAAAATCCCAAAGTATATATTTTAGATGAACCTACTACAGGATTAGATGTATTTTCTAGTGAAAATGTAATGAAGTATCTAAAAAAAGAAGTTGAAAATGAAAAAATAGTTATAATTTCTTCTCATGATCTAGAACTTATGCAAAAATTTTGTAAAAGAATTATTTATATAAGTGATGGAGAAATAATTTTTGATGGTTTGATGGAAGAATTTATTAAAAATGGAACATTAAGAGAAAGAATGCTAGAGGAGTTTGCTAATGAATAA
- a CDS encoding ABC transporter permease has translation MNNFERIKEKKSFLKGLKYGLWFEYKALLQNKSALYSNLIFPIVYYIFFVKGLSKTIGILNYQGRELEYELYALTGLIGIICVGEITNVIYRTVIDNKWGLLHLKLINGINIFSYTLSKSFYALVGINIQIPILLLFTKFTNKISVLNLIVGYFIIIIITLFWVNLGILIAIKIPNYKIRDLIVNVLLLPIYFSAPAYYILSDVGGTIKMIAYLNPLTYQLAGLREAMLFLNFNKDVLILILMTLIISIINFLIIKNVKFVRSEK, from the coding sequence ATGAATAATTTTGAGAGAATAAAAGAAAAAAAGTCTTTTTTAAAAGGTTTGAAATATGGATTGTGGTTTGAATATAAAGCATTGTTACAAAATAAGTCAGCTTTATACTCTAATTTAATTTTTCCTATAGTTTATTATATATTTTTTGTTAAAGGACTATCTAAAACAATAGGTATTTTAAATTATCAAGGAAGAGAATTAGAATATGAACTATATGCTTTAACTGGATTAATTGGAATAATTTGTGTAGGAGAAATAACTAATGTAATATATAGAACAGTTATTGATAATAAGTGGGGATTATTACATTTGAAATTAATAAATGGTATTAATATTTTTTCGTATACACTTTCTAAATCATTTTATGCACTTGTAGGTATAAATATACAAATACCTATACTATTATTATTTACAAAATTTACTAATAAAATATCTGTTTTAAATTTAATTGTAGGTTATTTTATTATTATTATAATAACTTTATTTTGGGTTAATTTAGGTATACTTATTGCAATAAAGATACCAAATTATAAGATTAGAGATTTAATAGTAAATGTATTACTACTACCTATTTATTTTAGTGCACCTGCATATTATATTTTATCTGATGTAGGTGGAACTATAAAGATGATTGCTTATTTAAATCCTTTAACATATCAGTTGGCTGGATTAAGGGAAGCAATGCTATTTTTAAACTTTAATAAGGATGTTTTGATTTTAATATTGATGACACTTATTATTTCTATAATTAATTTTTTAATTATAAAAAATGTTAAATTTGTTAGAAGTGAAAAATAA